One genomic window of Clostridium taeniosporum includes the following:
- a CDS encoding glycosyl hydrolase family 8: protein MKRKIIIILILLIAGFTIYYNLAPYFRHVETGKVWLQLQSTDEENLLINFVKNELMNDEGGVYTNYINFGSQGDITKGHSVLSESQGMMLLYSLEKNDRITFDRTLDYIRNYMVLNNYLISWRVEEKSKSEISATIDDLRIIKALLLAEEKWNDKSYRGLAIRISKGISKELVEDNILVDFNDGISKSKTTTLCYLDLQTLKMLSELNSSWEKVLDSSLQILNNGYISDEVPLYKKEFYRESESYDNENIDTLLSLIVLLNKQEYGEDISKSITCIKERLKKDGFISTLYSINGESLSKIESTSIYSFIVQIASKVDDKELATLAMKKINAFQVKNKKSVVYGGYGMEDGSQVYSYDNLNALFAYRYFKY from the coding sequence ATGAAAAGGAAAATAATAATAATTTTAATATTATTAATAGCAGGTTTTACAATTTATTATAATTTAGCACCATATTTTAGGCATGTAGAAACAGGAAAAGTTTGGTTACAATTACAGTCTACTGATGAGGAAAATTTATTAATTAATTTTGTGAAAAATGAATTAATGAATGATGAAGGTGGAGTATACACTAATTATATTAATTTTGGATCTCAAGGGGATATAACTAAAGGTCATTCAGTATTATCTGAGTCACAAGGTATGATGCTTTTATATAGTTTGGAGAAAAATGATAGGATAACATTTGATAGAACTCTAGATTATATAAGAAACTATATGGTATTAAATAATTACCTTATAAGTTGGAGAGTAGAAGAAAAATCAAAATCAGAAATATCTGCTACCATAGATGATTTAAGAATAATTAAAGCACTACTTTTGGCAGAAGAAAAATGGAATGATAAAAGTTATAGAGGACTGGCTATTAGAATATCAAAGGGGATATCAAAAGAATTAGTAGAGGATAATATTCTTGTAGATTTTAATGATGGTATTTCTAAAAGCAAAACTACTACTTTATGTTATTTAGACTTACAAACATTAAAGATGCTATCAGAACTAAATTCTTCATGGGAAAAAGTATTAGATTCATCTTTACAAATTTTAAATAATGGATATATAAGTGATGAAGTACCTTTATATAAAAAAGAATTTTATAGAGAAAGTGAAAGTTATGATAATGAAAATATTGATACCCTTTTATCATTAATTGTATTATTAAATAAGCAAGAATATGGTGAAGATATAAGTAAAAGTATAACTTGTATAAAAGAAAGATTAAAAAAAGATGGTTTTATCTCAACTCTATATTCTATTAATGGAGAAAGCTTGAGTAAGATAGAATCAACATCAATATATTCATTTATAGTACAGATAGCATCTAAAGTAGATGATAAAGAACTAGCTACTTTAGCTATGAAAAAGATAAATGCATTTCAAGTGAAAAATAAAAAAAGTGTAGTATATGGTGGATACGGAATGGAAGATGGATCACAAGTTTATTCTTATGATAACTTAAATGCCTTATTTGCATATAGATATTTTAAATATTAA
- a CDS encoding lytic transglycosylase domain-containing protein encodes MKSKKNKFLILGVIIIVVLASSSKYLMRDIFFPYKYKEYVNEYSKEYNLDPFFVLSVMKTESNFDNKAQSHKNAIGLMQITLETGEWAAKQMGLDEFSKEKLFDESYNIRMGCWYLNELRNMFDGNLALMIAGYNAGPGNVNKWLNNSSLSQNGKDLSYIPFNETKKYLDKVTTYYNVYKYLYSNSKK; translated from the coding sequence ATGAAATCTAAGAAAAATAAATTTCTTATATTAGGGGTAATAATAATAGTAGTGTTAGCTTCAAGTTCAAAATATTTAATGAGAGATATTTTTTTCCCTTATAAATACAAAGAATATGTAAATGAGTACAGTAAAGAATATAATCTAGATCCATTTTTTGTTTTATCTGTTATGAAGACTGAAAGTAATTTTGATAATAAGGCACAATCTCATAAAAATGCAATTGGTCTTATGCAAATTACATTAGAAACAGGGGAATGGGCAGCAAAGCAAATGGGGTTAGATGAGTTTTCAAAAGAAAAGTTATTTGATGAATCATATAATATAAGAATGGGTTGCTGGTATTTAAATGAACTTAGGAATATGTTTGATGGAAATTTAGCTTTAATGATTGCAGGTTATAATGCTGGTCCAGGCAATGTAAATAAATGGCTTAATAACTCTAGTCTTTCACAAAATGGTAAAGATTTAAGTTATATACCTTTTAATGAAACCAAAAAATATTTAGATAAAGTGACCACTTATTATAATGTTTATAAATATCTATATTCTAATTCTAAAAAATAA
- the coaE gene encoding dephospho-CoA kinase (Dephospho-CoA kinase (CoaE) performs the final step in coenzyme A biosynthesis.): MIKIGLTGGIGTGKSTISDIFRSENFNIIDADVTARDVLEKNPQILDIIRSEFGSGFFDWRGEFRRKEFGNHIFKFSKQRVKYESIIMPYIKKAISSEIDSYEKKGKKVVIIDAPTLIENNMHKDMDYVVLVCADNSTQIKRVISRDNLTKTEVVSRINAQMSLNEKKDFANVIIDNNGDLLETQKQVYDLIDYINSIV; encoded by the coding sequence ATGATAAAGATAGGGTTAACAGGGGGTATAGGAACAGGAAAAAGTACTATATCAGATATATTTAGAAGTGAAAACTTTAATATTATTGATGCAGATGTAACAGCAAGAGATGTATTAGAAAAAAATCCTCAAATTTTAGATATAATTAGAAGTGAATTTGGATCAGGATTTTTTGATTGGAGGGGTGAATTCAGAAGAAAAGAGTTTGGAAATCATATATTTAAATTTTCAAAGCAAAGAGTAAAATATGAATCTATAATTATGCCATATATAAAAAAAGCAATAAGTAGTGAAATAGATTCATATGAAAAAAAAGGTAAGAAAGTGGTAATAATAGATGCACCTACTCTAATAGAAAACAATATGCATAAAGATATGGATTATGTTGTACTTGTTTGTGCTGATAATTCTACTCAAATAAAGAGAGTAATATCAAGAGATAATTTAACTAAAACAGAAGTTGTAAGTCGTATAAATGCACAAATGTCTTTGAATGAGAAGAAGGATTTTGCAAATGTAATCATAGATAATAATGGTGATTTATTAGAAACACAAAAGCAAGTATATGATTTGATTGATTATATTAATTCAATAGTATAA
- the polA gene encoding DNA polymerase I produces MKKLLILDSNSLMNRAFYALPPLTNDDGVNTNAIYGFTNMLFKMKDEINPDNIIATFDKKSPTFRHKEYADYKAGRKKMPPELGEQFPIIKDLLKYMGIKTFEIDGFEADDIIGTISKFGEENGMEVYVVTGDKDALQLASEKTKVFITKKGVTETAIYDYKTFMDEFEITPTQFIDVKGLMGDKSDNIPGVPGVGEKTAFKLIKQYGSLEEVLKHIPDISGKKLKENLENNMEQAIFSKKLATIMREVPLDINLSDIEDIDEVNLIELKKLAKSLKLKSILSKYDLDNNEEELKELASIKINKIETIDGMEEVLSNIKESSYILFTLNDASKYSTMELEYLILGDKSLSYIIDFKLVSMSNGEKAFNLLKDFMENDSIKKVIHDSKNLITFLNKNNIEIKGFEFDTAIAAYLIDSSKANYEVLDLINRFLEKDIKSDMENIKAICSSYLKNLSDKLKQMLHKENMDELYYKVEHPLIYVLSSMESIGFKINKGKLDELREKFKELIEKTEKEIYELADEEFNVSSPKQLGKILFEKLDLPVIKRTKTGYSTNQEVLEKLIDKHPIIEKVMYYRQITKINSTYVEGLKNVIDIDNCIHSNFNQTVTTTGRLSSTEPNLQNIPIKYEMGKEIRKVFIPQESDDILISCDYSQIELRVLAHVADDKNMIDAFAHHSDIHTKTASEVFKVPVDEVTSIMRSNAKAVNFGIVYGISDFSLAQDLKITKKEAAEYMAIYFERYPKIKEYLNHVSEYAKEKGYVLTILSRRRFIPEIKSSNKIVKALGERLAMNAPIQGSAADIIKIAMVNVYNKLQEKKLKSKLILQVHDELILNVKKDEFDIVKQLVINEMENAIKLNVALDVDLKYGTTWYDAK; encoded by the coding sequence ATGAAAAAGTTATTAATTTTAGATTCGAATTCACTTATGAATAGGGCATTTTATGCTTTACCTCCTCTTACAAATGATGATGGTGTAAATACTAATGCTATTTATGGCTTTACAAATATGTTATTTAAAATGAAAGACGAAATAAATCCAGATAATATAATTGCAACATTTGATAAGAAATCTCCAACTTTTAGGCATAAAGAATATGCTGATTATAAAGCTGGAAGAAAGAAAATGCCCCCAGAACTTGGTGAGCAATTTCCAATTATAAAAGATTTATTGAAATATATGGGAATAAAAACTTTTGAAATAGATGGATTTGAAGCAGATGATATAATAGGAACCATATCAAAGTTTGGAGAAGAAAATGGTATGGAAGTTTATGTAGTGACTGGAGATAAAGATGCACTTCAATTAGCATCAGAAAAAACAAAAGTATTTATAACTAAGAAGGGTGTTACTGAAACAGCAATTTATGACTATAAAACATTTATGGATGAATTTGAAATAACACCAACTCAATTTATTGATGTAAAAGGTCTTATGGGAGATAAATCTGATAATATACCAGGTGTACCTGGTGTTGGAGAAAAAACAGCGTTTAAACTTATCAAACAGTATGGGTCACTTGAAGAAGTATTAAAACATATTCCAGATATAAGTGGTAAGAAGTTAAAAGAAAATCTAGAAAACAATATGGAACAAGCAATATTTTCAAAGAAGTTAGCTACAATAATGAGAGAGGTACCATTAGATATTAATTTATCAGATATAGAAGATATTGATGAAGTAAATTTAATAGAACTTAAAAAATTAGCTAAAAGTCTTAAATTAAAATCAATACTTTCAAAATATGATTTAGATAATAATGAAGAAGAATTAAAAGAATTAGCTAGCATTAAAATAAATAAGATAGAAACAATAGATGGCATGGAAGAAGTATTATCTAATATTAAAGAAAGCAGTTATATTTTATTTACATTAAATGATGCTTCTAAATATTCTACAATGGAATTAGAATATTTAATATTAGGTGATAAGAGCTTATCATATATTATAGATTTTAAATTAGTAAGTATGTCAAATGGAGAGAAAGCATTTAATTTATTAAAAGATTTTATGGAAAATGATTCTATTAAAAAGGTTATACATGATAGTAAAAATTTAATCACATTTTTAAATAAGAATAATATAGAAATTAAAGGATTCGAATTTGATACAGCTATAGCTGCTTATTTAATAGATTCATCAAAAGCAAATTATGAGGTTTTAGATTTAATAAATAGATTTTTAGAAAAAGATATAAAATCTGATATGGAGAATATAAAAGCTATATGTAGTAGTTATTTAAAAAATTTATCTGATAAATTAAAGCAAATGCTTCATAAAGAAAATATGGATGAATTATATTATAAAGTAGAGCATCCATTAATATATGTTCTTTCTTCAATGGAGAGTATAGGATTTAAGATTAATAAAGGAAAGTTAGATGAACTTAGAGAAAAATTTAAAGAGTTGATAGAAAAGACAGAAAAAGAAATATATGAATTAGCAGATGAAGAATTTAATGTAAGTTCTCCAAAACAATTAGGAAAGATATTATTTGAAAAACTTGATCTACCAGTAATTAAAAGAACCAAAACAGGATATTCAACTAATCAAGAAGTTTTAGAAAAGTTAATAGATAAACATCCTATAATAGAAAAAGTTATGTATTATAGACAAATAACTAAGATTAATTCTACTTATGTAGAAGGACTTAAGAATGTAATAGATATAGATAATTGTATACACTCAAATTTCAATCAAACTGTTACAACTACTGGAAGATTATCAAGTACAGAACCAAATCTTCAAAATATACCAATAAAATATGAAATGGGAAAAGAAATAAGAAAGGTATTTATACCTCAAGAGAGTGATGACATATTGATATCTTGTGATTATTCACAAATTGAATTAAGAGTGCTTGCACATGTAGCTGATGATAAAAATATGATTGATGCATTTGCTCATCATAGTGATATACACACAAAGACTGCTTCAGAAGTATTTAAGGTTCCGGTAGATGAAGTTACATCTATTATGAGAAGTAATGCAAAGGCAGTAAACTTTGGTATAGTATATGGAATAAGTGATTTTAGTTTGGCACAAGATTTAAAAATAACTAAAAAAGAAGCAGCAGAATATATGGCTATTTATTTTGAAAGATATCCTAAGATAAAGGAATATCTAAATCATGTAAGCGAATATGCTAAAGAAAAAGGATATGTATTGACAATATTAAGTAGAAGAAGATTTATACCAGAAATAAAATCTTCCAATAAAATTGTAAAAGCATTAGGAGAAAGATTAGCTATGAATGCACCAATACAAGGAAGTGCAGCTGATATAATTAAGATTGCAATGGTTAATGTTTATAATAAATTACAGGAAAAGAAGTTAAAAAGTAAGTTAATTCTTCAAGTACATGATGAACTTATATTAAATGTTAAGAAAGATGAGTTTGACATAGTTAAACAATTGGTTATTAACGAGATGGAAAATGCCATAAAATTAAATGTAGCACTTGATGTAGATTTAAAATATGGTACTACTTGGTATGATGCAAAATAA
- a CDS encoding aminopeptidase, giving the protein MNKDLLKKYAKLTVNKGVNLQQDGILVINSPIECYEFARLMAKEGYSSGAKDVYINYSDSSFNKIKLMNASKDVLNNVYDFERDKYDYFAENGASFISISAADPDLLKDVDSSKISIYQKSRNIALKNYRNKCSSNKNAWCIVSIPTDGWAKKVFPKLSTEEAVEKLWDVIFSIMRVKENDPIEAWNKHTKTLSDKVHKLNNDRFKYLKFKNSLGTDLQIELVKDHLWCGGADKCENGGFDFIANMPTEEVFSTPKYNGVNGIVFSSKPLSYCGNIINDFSLTFKDGKIVDCSAKEGLNVLKELLNTDEGSKYLGEVALVPYDSPISNSNIIFYNTLYDENASCHLALGSSYASCIKNGENISEDELFKLGCNKSLSHVDFMIGTKDTSIIGIKENGTEIEIFKNGNWA; this is encoded by the coding sequence ATGAATAAAGATCTATTAAAAAAATATGCTAAACTTACTGTTAACAAAGGTGTTAATCTTCAACAAGATGGAATTTTAGTTATTAATTCCCCAATAGAATGTTATGAATTTGCAAGACTTATGGCTAAAGAAGGTTATTCATCTGGCGCTAAAGATGTTTATATAAATTATTCTGATTCTAGCTTTAATAAAATAAAATTAATGAATGCATCTAAAGATGTTCTTAATAATGTTTATGATTTTGAGCGTGATAAATACGATTACTTTGCAGAAAATGGTGCTTCTTTTATAAGTATTTCAGCTGCTGATCCTGATCTTTTAAAAGATGTTGATTCTTCAAAAATTTCTATATATCAAAAAAGTAGAAATATTGCATTAAAAAATTATCGTAATAAATGCTCATCAAATAAAAATGCTTGGTGCATAGTTTCTATTCCCACAGATGGCTGGGCAAAAAAAGTATTTCCTAAACTTTCAACTGAAGAAGCTGTTGAGAAATTATGGGATGTAATATTTAGCATTATGAGGGTTAAAGAAAACGATCCAATAGAAGCTTGGAACAAACATACAAAAACTCTTAGCGATAAAGTTCATAAACTAAATAATGATAGATTTAAATATCTTAAATTTAAAAATTCTCTAGGTACTGATTTACAAATAGAATTAGTCAAAGATCATCTTTGGTGTGGTGGAGCGGATAAATGTGAAAATGGTGGATTTGATTTTATTGCAAATATGCCTACTGAAGAAGTATTTTCAACACCTAAATATAATGGAGTTAATGGAATAGTATTTAGCTCTAAACCTTTAAGTTACTGCGGAAACATAATAAATGATTTTTCTTTAACATTTAAAGATGGTAAAATTGTTGATTGCTCTGCAAAAGAAGGGCTTAATGTATTAAAAGAACTTCTAAACACTGATGAAGGCTCAAAATACTTAGGGGAAGTTGCATTAGTTCCTTATGATTCTCCTATTTCTAATTCTAATATTATCTTCTATAATACTCTTTATGATGAAAATGCTTCTTGCCATTTAGCTCTTGGAAGTTCATATGCTTCTTGTATTAAAAATGGGGAAAATATTTCAGAAGATGAATTATTTAAACTAGGATGTAATAAGTCTTTAAGTCATGTTGATTTTATGATTGGTACAAAAGATACAAGTATTATTGGAATTAAAGAAAACGGAACAGAAATTGAAATTTTTAAAAATGGTAACTGGGCTTAA
- a CDS encoding clostri-philic family protein produces the protein MVHKEGSINPMQKGKRRQKLNENQNNVGDAKKPSYYKNFNGEPIE, from the coding sequence ATGGTACATAAAGAAGGATCAATTAATCCAATGCAAAAGGGAAAAAGAAGACAAAAATTAAATGAAAATCAAAATAATGTTGGAGATGCTAAAAAACCATCTTACTATAAAAATTTTAATGGTGAACCAATAGAATAA
- the dcd gene encoding dCTP deaminase encodes MILSGKEILRNIGEDIIIEPFDETKINPNSYNLTLFNELLVYKNNTLDMKTPNETEKIIIPEDGLILEPGKLYLGRTNEFTKTDKYVPMLEGRSSTGRLGLFIHVTAGFGDIGFAGYWTLEIFCVQPIKIYPNTEICQIYYHNIDGEYDLYNSGKYQNNKGIQPSLMYKDFQK; translated from the coding sequence ATGATATTATCAGGAAAAGAGATATTAAGAAATATAGGTGAAGATATTATTATAGAACCATTTGATGAAACTAAAATAAATCCTAATAGTTATAATCTAACTTTATTTAATGAATTGTTAGTATATAAGAATAATACGTTAGATATGAAAACTCCAAATGAAACTGAAAAAATTATAATTCCAGAGGATGGATTAATATTAGAGCCAGGAAAATTATATTTAGGTAGAACAAATGAATTTACAAAAACTGACAAATATGTTCCCATGCTAGAAGGAAGATCATCAACTGGAAGATTAGGATTATTTATACATGTTACTGCTGGGTTTGGAGATATTGGATTTGCAGGATATTGGACATTAGAAATATTTTGTGTTCAACCTATAAAAATATATCCTAATACAGAGATATGTCAAATATATTATCATAATATTGATGGAGAATATGATTTGTATAATAGTGGCAAGTATCAAAATAATAAAGGAATACAACCAAGCCTTATGTACAAAGATTTTCAAAAATAA